A genomic window from Variovorax paradoxus includes:
- a CDS encoding BPSL1445 family SYLF domain-containing lipoprotein has product MKTMNFRILALSSAVAACSLAFVGCTTTRPQDQSSSASSRTSIDAQVDASLSKLYDSVRGSRELVAKSSGVLVFPAVMGASLGVGAEYGRGALRVNGRTQSYYSTTAGSVGFQAGAQSKAVIYLFTTQAALDKFRNSKGWTAGADATVALATIGANGSIDTNTLRQPVVGFVMTNVGLEAGVSLSGAKISEIQP; this is encoded by the coding sequence ATGAAAACCATGAACTTCCGCATACTGGCGCTTTCATCCGCCGTGGCGGCGTGCAGCCTGGCCTTTGTCGGGTGCACCACCACGCGACCGCAGGATCAGTCCAGCAGCGCGTCTTCGCGCACTTCCATCGACGCCCAGGTCGATGCCTCGCTGTCCAAGCTGTACGACTCCGTGAGAGGCTCACGCGAGCTGGTCGCCAAATCGAGCGGCGTGCTGGTGTTTCCCGCGGTGATGGGGGCCAGCTTGGGCGTGGGCGCCGAATACGGCCGGGGCGCCTTGCGCGTGAACGGTCGCACGCAGTCCTACTACAGCACCACTGCCGGGTCGGTGGGCTTCCAGGCGGGTGCTCAGTCGAAGGCCGTGATCTATCTGTTCACTACGCAGGCGGCGCTGGACAAGTTCCGCAACAGCAAGGGCTGGACGGCGGGCGCCGATGCCACGGTGGCGCTCGCGACCATCGGAGCCAACGGCAGCATCGACACAAACACGCTGCGCCAGCCCGTGGTGGGCTTCGTGATGACGAACGTGGGGCTGGAAGCCGGCGTCTCGCTGTCGGGAGCGAAGATCAGCGAAATCCAGCCGTAG
- a CDS encoding DUF418 domain-containing protein, translated as MTFDLARPQRCPGAGSTRRLELLDSLRGFALFGMPLFNLRSSSLLEFIVTSIALLALLFGLGFAMQAVRPGEKPNAIRLLFRRMLQESVAHRRLWVRLLKVALVVSLAATAPLMLWDSRGAGVGVMRLLHQIALGLFCMAAFVLLFQQTRWRHWLRKLAPMGRMALTNWLAQTLLGLGLFYALGPSFGFLLGIAVLQAMLSCWWLARWSSRQAGRPNAARPLSHHPLKAEP; from the coding sequence ATGACATTCGACCTTGCAAGGCCGCAGCGCTGCCCAGGCGCCGGTAGCACCCGCCGCCTTGAACTGCTGGACTCGCTGCGCGGCTTCGCGCTGTTCGGCATGCCGCTGTTCAATCTGCGCAGTTCTTCACTGCTCGAATTCATCGTGACGTCGATCGCGCTGCTCGCCCTGCTCTTCGGCCTGGGCTTCGCGATGCAGGCGGTGCGGCCTGGGGAGAAGCCCAACGCCATACGCCTGCTCTTTCGACGCATGCTGCAGGAGTCTGTCGCCCACCGGCGGCTCTGGGTTCGCCTGTTGAAGGTAGCGCTCGTCGTCAGCCTGGCCGCGACCGCGCCACTGATGTTGTGGGACTCCCGCGGCGCGGGGGTCGGGGTGATGCGCCTGCTGCACCAAATCGCGCTCGGCCTGTTCTGCATGGCCGCCTTCGTGCTGCTGTTCCAGCAGACCCGCTGGCGGCACTGGTTGCGCAAGCTCGCGCCCATGGGGCGCATGGCGCTGACGAACTGGCTCGCACAGACACTGCTCGGGCTGGGCCTGTTCTATGCCCTCGGGCCGAGCTTCGGGTTCTTGTTGGGCATCGCCGTTCTGCAGGCGATGCTCAGTTGCTGGTGGCTGGCGCGCTGGTCATCCCGGCAGGCGGGCCGGCCGAACGCGGCCCGCCCCCTCAGTCATCACCCGCTCAAGGCAGAACCGTAA
- a CDS encoding plasmid replication/partition related protein — MNIVVNEELKAYIDPMTPEEHEALERSILAEGCRDALVLWGDVLVDGHNRYGICQKHDLPFKTVQNTRFKTIEDVHLWMIDQHLGRRSISDFLRGVLALRKKDIVDKQRSRVAAEPASASDAPFDVDPPADGSPDDSASAAPTLPPPAPLSSREAIAKAARLSSSQVGMIEKIQKQAAPELVAAVKSGVISINTAAAVATLPAEEQVSAANAGKDELKQAAKRVRESKKKPREESAEAHSDDEQQQAKPDAVQALEQRVAELTAENEALRKQVAELQARLGH, encoded by the coding sequence ATGAACATCGTCGTCAACGAAGAACTCAAAGCCTATATCGACCCCATGACGCCGGAGGAACACGAGGCGCTGGAGCGGAGCATCCTGGCCGAGGGCTGCCGCGACGCCCTGGTGCTATGGGGCGACGTGCTGGTGGACGGCCACAACCGCTATGGCATCTGCCAGAAACACGACCTGCCATTCAAGACGGTGCAGAACACGCGCTTCAAGACCATCGAGGACGTGCACCTCTGGATGATCGACCAGCATCTGGGCCGGCGCAGCATTTCGGATTTCCTGCGCGGCGTGCTGGCGTTGCGGAAGAAAGACATCGTCGACAAGCAGCGCAGCCGCGTCGCTGCTGAGCCAGCCTCGGCGTCCGACGCCCCGTTCGACGTCGATCCCCCCGCCGACGGCTCGCCGGACGACAGTGCGTCAGCAGCCCCCACCCTGCCGCCGCCCGCTCCGTTGAGCAGCCGCGAAGCCATCGCCAAGGCCGCACGCCTGAGCAGCAGCCAGGTCGGGATGATCGAAAAGATCCAGAAGCAGGCCGCGCCGGAACTGGTGGCAGCCGTGAAGTCGGGCGTGATTTCGATCAACACCGCGGCTGCCGTGGCCACGTTGCCGGCCGAAGAGCAGGTCTCGGCCGCGAACGCCGGCAAGGACGAACTCAAGCAGGCGGCCAAGCGCGTGCGCGAGTCGAAGAAGAAGCCGCGTGAGGAGTCCGCCGAAGCGCATTCGGACGACGAACAGCAACAGGCCAAGCCAGACGCAGTGCAGGCGCTGGAGCAGCGCGTGGCCGAACTCACAGCCGAGAACGAGGCCCTGCGCAAACAAGTGGCCGAGCTGCAGGCCCGGCTCGGCCACTGA
- a CDS encoding non-ribosomal peptide synthetase encodes MADTAATTVSLGHHPVSANFVEHLRALAQSRPDDVWLTVAGEADGAYFEKPITYAVFESRVRALAARLQQQFAKGERALVMLDNDDHYAVSMLACFYAGVIAVPVFPPESMRPQHLARLTGIAQDSQARCVLTSAAMRAAMDGAAEAFAEAAMISVDEVSLALADSWTPFAPAADDAAFLQYTSGSTSAPKGVIVTHGNLIANERAIRDGMGIGPDDKFVSWAPLYHDMGLIGGLMQPLYSGVPLVLTSPRYFLESPVRWLELISRHRATLSGGPDFAYRLCLDRVKGARLAGLDLSTWRVAYTGAEPVRADTETEFIERFAPAGFGPDAVYACYGLAEATLFVTGGRRGAGLVARTFSADALAKGEGVESTQGTMLVGCGAAPDGHDVRITDPDSMAALDAGRVGEIWANGPSICAGYWGKERETRETFSMHEGRRWLRTGDLGFMHDGQLYVTGRIKDLIIVRGHNIYPQDIERTVETEIEAVRKGRVAAFAVSGPDGEGIGVAAEVSRSMQKLVPPHVLVEALGAAVSEVFGEAPSAVVLLNPGALPKTSSGKLQRQACRAGLAARSLDAYAIHEHGVFTLGGSGSSIPAEAPVLDEIGEAISAIWREVLRWPEDRALAHDAHFFTSGGNSLAAVQACARIARRWDIGFDLRDLFEQPRLSACAAIVRSRKDRPGRAPGMAAIEALSAERRLQPLPLSHAQERQWFLWKLAPQSTAYHMSGALRLSGTLDAAAMHAAFEDIAACHESLRTVFLAGADGTAEQLISPSWAPLLNVIDLRHLAVSEREARAAEEAQRLHAAPFDLTQGPLLRVALIRLSDTSHLLVVVMHHIISDSASMQVLLDELAAGYAARLKGDAPSRRAAPRIQYVDHAVWQRNWLAVGEAERQLAWWRTQLGEEHPVLALPIDRPRTAQIGYRAARHSVEVPAVLLAGLRQAAATEGATLFMVLLASFQALLHRYTGQEDIRVGAPVANRSRVEAENIIGFFVNTLVLRNRVGGRMRLSDVVAQAKEAVLGAQTHQDLPFEQLVEALQPQRSLSQSPLFQVMFNHLVEDYRALAQLPGLEVAHHALPDGTAQFELVLEARETPDGRLTLGLVYAAELFDRETIERMAGHYVAVLQALTAQAELAVGDVALVGAAERAQLVAWSENARRHEGEQPVHRQIEGHAKLKPQAPALVFGEEALSYAELNARANRLAHRLIASGVGPDVLVGICVERSTEMMVGILAVLKAGGAYVPLDPEYPADRLSYMVEDSGIALLLTQSHLRSLIPGADALQVLELDTLDTASESEVDPQVALHGEHLAYVIYTSGSTGRPKGAAIRHCALFSCMAWMQEFYTLAGADTVLHKAPFGFDVSVWEMFWPLTSGARLVIANPGDHRDPVRLVELIQKHQITTLNFVPSMLQAFLAYEGIEATTKLKHIICGGESMPAATQREALQRLSGATLQNLYGPTETTIHVTQWTCRDDGSTQVPIGRPISETQAYVLDGSLNEVPVGVAGELYLGGINLARGYLKRPGLTAERFIAAANGSRLYRTGDLVRWNNEGQLEYLGRIDHQVKVRGFRIELGEIEAQLQAQPEVREAVVVANEGPAGARLVGYVSGQGIDTATLRERLAEALPDYMVPSVIVVLDALPLNANGKVDRKALPTAAITSDKPYEAPQGPIAETIAAIWAEVLQMDKVGTHDNFFDLGGHSLLLVRVHRLLEDRLRTTVALVQLFKYPTVGSLAQWMARGADAPAALSPTAGDDRALRQRAALLQRRKSAERVN; translated from the coding sequence ATGGCAGACACGGCAGCAACGACGGTGAGTCTGGGGCATCACCCGGTCTCCGCAAACTTCGTGGAACACCTGCGGGCATTGGCGCAAAGCCGGCCGGACGACGTCTGGCTCACGGTGGCGGGTGAAGCGGATGGTGCCTACTTCGAGAAGCCGATCACCTACGCCGTCTTCGAGTCGCGCGTGCGCGCGCTGGCGGCCCGCCTGCAGCAGCAGTTCGCCAAGGGTGAGCGCGCCCTCGTCATGCTGGACAACGACGACCACTACGCCGTGAGCATGCTGGCGTGCTTCTACGCTGGCGTGATCGCAGTGCCGGTGTTTCCGCCCGAATCCATGCGGCCACAGCATCTCGCGCGGCTGACGGGCATTGCGCAAGATTCGCAGGCGCGCTGTGTGCTGACCTCGGCGGCGATGCGTGCCGCGATGGACGGCGCAGCCGAAGCATTCGCAGAGGCGGCAATGATTTCCGTCGACGAGGTGAGCCTCGCGCTCGCCGATTCGTGGACGCCGTTCGCGCCCGCCGCGGACGACGCGGCATTCCTGCAATACACCTCCGGCTCGACCTCCGCCCCCAAGGGCGTGATCGTGACGCACGGCAACCTCATCGCCAACGAACGCGCCATCCGCGACGGCATGGGCATCGGGCCGGACGACAAGTTCGTGTCGTGGGCGCCGCTCTATCACGACATGGGCCTCATCGGCGGCCTCATGCAGCCGCTCTACAGCGGCGTTCCGTTGGTGCTGACCTCGCCGCGCTACTTTCTCGAAAGCCCGGTGCGCTGGCTGGAACTGATCTCGCGCCATCGCGCCACCCTGAGCGGCGGCCCCGACTTTGCCTATCGCCTTTGCCTCGACCGCGTGAAGGGCGCGCGGCTGGCGGGGCTCGACCTCTCGACATGGCGCGTTGCCTACACCGGCGCCGAGCCCGTGCGCGCCGACACCGAAACCGAATTCATCGAGCGATTCGCGCCCGCGGGCTTCGGCCCCGACGCCGTGTATGCCTGCTACGGCCTCGCGGAAGCGACCCTGTTCGTCACCGGCGGCCGACGCGGCGCCGGGCTGGTCGCGCGCACTTTTTCCGCCGATGCGCTGGCCAAGGGCGAGGGTGTGGAAAGCACGCAGGGCACGATGCTGGTCGGCTGCGGCGCCGCGCCAGACGGCCACGACGTACGCATCACAGACCCCGATTCAATGGCCGCGCTAGACGCCGGCCGGGTCGGCGAAATCTGGGCCAACGGCCCGAGCATCTGCGCCGGCTACTGGGGCAAGGAGCGCGAAACCCGCGAAACCTTCTCCATGCATGAAGGGCGGCGCTGGCTGCGCACCGGCGATCTCGGCTTCATGCACGACGGGCAGCTCTACGTGACGGGCCGCATCAAGGACCTGATCATCGTTCGCGGGCACAACATCTACCCGCAGGACATCGAACGCACCGTCGAGACCGAGATCGAGGCCGTGCGCAAGGGGCGAGTCGCCGCCTTTGCGGTGTCGGGGCCGGATGGCGAAGGCATCGGCGTGGCAGCGGAGGTTTCGCGCAGCATGCAGAAGCTCGTGCCGCCGCATGTGCTGGTCGAGGCGCTGGGCGCTGCGGTCAGCGAAGTGTTCGGCGAGGCGCCGTCCGCCGTGGTGCTGCTCAACCCGGGCGCACTGCCCAAGACATCGAGCGGCAAGCTGCAGCGCCAGGCGTGCCGCGCGGGGCTTGCGGCGCGCAGCCTCGATGCGTACGCAATTCACGAGCACGGCGTCTTCACACTCGGCGGCAGCGGGTCTTCGATTCCGGCGGAAGCACCGGTGCTCGACGAAATCGGAGAGGCGATCTCGGCCATCTGGAGGGAAGTACTCAGGTGGCCCGAAGACCGTGCGTTGGCGCACGACGCGCACTTTTTCACCTCGGGCGGCAATTCGCTGGCCGCGGTTCAAGCATGCGCGCGTATCGCACGGCGCTGGGACATCGGGTTCGATCTGCGCGACCTCTTCGAGCAGCCCCGGCTGAGCGCTTGCGCGGCCATCGTGCGCAGCCGCAAGGACCGTCCGGGCCGCGCGCCTGGCATGGCGGCCATCGAAGCGCTGTCCGCCGAGCGTCGGCTGCAGCCCTTGCCACTGTCGCACGCACAGGAGCGCCAATGGTTCCTGTGGAAGCTTGCGCCGCAGAGTACGGCGTACCACATGAGTGGCGCGCTGCGCCTGTCGGGCACGCTGGATGCTGCCGCGATGCATGCCGCGTTCGAAGACATCGCCGCGTGCCACGAGTCGCTGCGCACGGTGTTCCTGGCAGGCGCTGACGGCACGGCAGAGCAACTGATCAGCCCGTCGTGGGCGCCGCTTCTGAACGTGATCGATCTGCGTCACCTCGCGGTCAGCGAGCGCGAAGCACGTGCCGCAGAAGAAGCGCAGCGGCTGCATGCCGCGCCCTTCGATTTGACGCAGGGGCCATTGCTGCGCGTGGCGTTGATCCGCCTGTCGGACACCTCGCATCTGCTGGTGGTGGTGATGCATCACATCATTTCCGACAGCGCGTCGATGCAGGTGCTGCTCGATGAGTTGGCGGCCGGCTATGCCGCGCGGCTGAAGGGCGATGCCCCGTCTCGCCGCGCTGCGCCGCGCATCCAGTACGTCGATCATGCGGTGTGGCAGCGCAACTGGCTGGCAGTGGGCGAGGCCGAGCGGCAACTGGCCTGGTGGCGCACGCAGCTCGGCGAAGAACATCCCGTGCTGGCGCTGCCGATAGACCGCCCGCGCACGGCGCAGATCGGCTACCGCGCGGCTCGCCACAGCGTTGAAGTGCCTGCGGTGCTGCTGGCCGGCTTGCGCCAGGCCGCGGCGACCGAGGGTGCCACGCTGTTCATGGTGCTGCTGGCCAGCTTCCAGGCGCTGCTGCACCGCTACACCGGGCAGGAAGACATCCGCGTCGGCGCGCCAGTGGCCAATCGCAGCCGTGTTGAGGCGGAAAACATCATCGGCTTCTTCGTCAACACGCTGGTGCTGCGCAATCGGGTCGGTGGTCGCATGCGCCTGTCGGATGTCGTGGCGCAGGCGAAAGAAGCGGTGCTGGGCGCGCAGACGCACCAGGACCTGCCCTTCGAGCAACTGGTCGAGGCGCTGCAGCCGCAACGCAGCCTGAGCCAGAGCCCGCTGTTCCAGGTGATGTTCAACCACCTGGTCGAAGACTACCGGGCATTGGCGCAGTTGCCGGGGCTCGAGGTTGCGCACCATGCGCTGCCTGACGGAACGGCGCAATTCGAACTCGTGCTGGAAGCCCGCGAGACACCCGATGGCCGGTTGACGCTGGGGCTGGTCTACGCGGCGGAGCTGTTTGACCGGGAGACGATCGAGCGGATGGCGGGGCACTACGTGGCGGTGCTGCAGGCATTGACTGCCCAGGCTGAGCTGGCAGTGGGTGACGTGGCGCTGGTGGGGGCGGCCGAGCGCGCACAGCTTGTGGCATGGAGCGAGAACGCGCGCCGCCACGAAGGCGAGCAGCCGGTGCACCGCCAGATCGAGGGGCACGCGAAGCTCAAGCCGCAGGCGCCTGCTTTGGTCTTCGGTGAAGAAGCTCTGAGCTATGCCGAGCTCAATGCGAGAGCGAACCGATTGGCGCACCGCCTGATCGCCTCGGGCGTGGGCCCCGATGTGCTGGTGGGGATCTGCGTGGAGCGCTCGACAGAAATGATGGTGGGCATCCTTGCAGTGCTCAAGGCGGGTGGTGCTTATGTACCCCTTGATCCTGAGTACCCCGCAGACCGTCTTTCCTACATGGTCGAGGACAGCGGTATCGCGCTGCTCCTGACCCAGAGCCACCTGCGTTCGCTGATCCCGGGTGCCGACGCATTGCAGGTGCTGGAGCTCGACACCCTCGATACGGCGTCCGAGTCCGAGGTCGACCCGCAAGTCGCCCTGCACGGCGAACACCTCGCCTACGTCATCTACACCTCAGGCTCCACCGGCCGACCCAAGGGCGCAGCCATTCGCCATTGCGCGCTGTTCAGCTGCATGGCCTGGATGCAGGAGTTCTACACCCTCGCAGGTGCAGACACGGTCCTGCACAAGGCCCCCTTCGGCTTCGACGTGTCCGTCTGGGAGATGTTCTGGCCATTGACCTCAGGGGCAAGACTGGTCATCGCCAACCCGGGCGATCACCGCGACCCGGTGCGCTTGGTCGAACTCATCCAGAAGCACCAGATCACGACGCTGAACTTCGTGCCCTCGATGCTGCAGGCCTTCCTGGCGTACGAGGGCATCGAAGCAACGACCAAACTCAAGCACATCATCTGCGGCGGAGAGTCCATGCCCGCGGCCACGCAGAGGGAAGCGCTGCAGCGCCTGAGCGGCGCCACGCTGCAGAACCTGTACGGCCCGACGGAGACGACGATCCACGTCACCCAGTGGACATGCCGGGACGACGGCAGCACGCAAGTGCCGATCGGCCGGCCAATCAGCGAGACGCAGGCGTATGTGCTGGACGGGAGCCTGAACGAAGTACCGGTGGGCGTGGCGGGCGAGCTGTACCTGGGTGGCATCAACCTCGCACGGGGATACCTGAAGCGACCAGGGCTGACGGCAGAGCGCTTCATCGCAGCGGCCAACGGAAGCAGGCTGTACCGCACGGGCGATCTGGTGCGCTGGAACAACGAGGGCCAGCTGGAGTATCTGGGGCGCATCGACCATCAGGTGAAGGTGCGAGGCTTCCGCATCGAGCTGGGGGAGATCGAGGCGCAGTTGCAGGCGCAGCCGGAAGTCAGGGAAGCCGTGGTCGTTGCGAACGAAGGCCCTGCAGGAGCGAGGCTCGTGGGCTACGTCTCGGGACAAGGCATCGACACGGCCACGCTGCGCGAACGCCTCGCAGAAGCACTGCCGGACTACATGGTCCCCAGCGTCATCGTGGTGCTCGACGCGCTGCCGCTGAACGCCAACGGCAAGGTAGACCGCAAGGCACTCCCCACCGCCGCCATCACCAGCGACAAACCCTACGAAGCCCCGCAAGGCCCCATCGCCGAAACCATCGCCGCCATCTGGGCCGAAGTGCTGCAGATGGACAAGGTCGGCACTCACGACAACTTCTTCGACCTCGGCGGGCACTCGCTGCTGCTGGTTCGCGTGCACCGCCTGCTCGAAGACAGGCTGCGCACCACCGTCGCGCTGGTCCAGCTTTTCAAGTACCCCACGGTCGGCTCGCTGGCGCAGTGGATGGCGCGCGGCGCCGATGCGCCCGCGGCGTTGTCGCCCACGGCCGGCGACGACCGTGCGCTGCGCCAGCGCGCCGCCTTGCTTCAACGTCGCAAATCCGCGGAAAGAGTCAACTGA
- a CDS encoding sigma-70 family RNA polymerase sigma factor, producing MLSLTSESSLGDVFVANRAQLLHVARRIVRTTDLADDVVQDAYLRIADGACDRKVDKPMGYCCQVVRNLALDHCRRQSLEATYRTFDVDVETLDVPGPASPDRVMRDRQVVGLIEKALSALSPRTRVAFQLYRLEGLTQRDIAAQMGCALGLVNRLIAEADEAIGAMRHLIKD from the coding sequence ATGCTGTCACTCACGTCCGAATCTTCTCTGGGAGATGTTTTCGTCGCCAACCGGGCCCAGCTTCTGCACGTGGCCCGCAGGATCGTCCGCACCACGGACCTTGCCGATGACGTCGTGCAAGACGCCTATCTCCGCATTGCCGACGGCGCCTGCGACCGCAAGGTCGACAAGCCCATGGGCTATTGCTGCCAAGTGGTGCGCAACCTCGCACTCGACCACTGCCGCCGCCAGTCCCTCGAGGCCACCTACCGCACCTTCGACGTGGACGTCGAGACGCTGGATGTCCCGGGACCAGCGTCGCCGGACCGCGTGATGCGCGACCGGCAGGTCGTCGGCCTGATCGAGAAGGCGCTGTCGGCGCTGTCCCCGAGGACGCGCGTGGCCTTCCAGCTCTACCGTCTCGAAGGCCTCACGCAGCGCGACATCGCGGCGCAGATGGGCTGCGCGCTCGGGCTCGTGAACCGCCTGATCGCCGAGGCGGACGAGGCCATTGGGGCGATGCGCCACCTGATCAAGGATTGA
- a CDS encoding thioesterase II family protein, translated as MAGPARVSLLCLPCAGASATMYLRWRHQLPHWIELLPVELPGRGMRMGERFVETCDAQVARICAEKANAMRGSFAIFGHSMGALLAYGVVQRLRALGRPLPLALFASGSSAPSQRDPNRLPDTHDDAALIADLRKQGGTPEEVFASAELMRITLDTLGADYRVCQSFEYTADAPLPMPLHVFAGRQDDIDAGRIEAWSTHASGAFTLDWFDGGHFFIRQHEAAFLAALTRRLGQAMAGRHQGSLHGHRLDAA; from the coding sequence ATGGCCGGGCCGGCGAGGGTTTCGCTGCTGTGCCTGCCTTGCGCGGGCGCCAGCGCGACGATGTATTTGCGCTGGCGGCATCAGCTGCCGCACTGGATCGAGCTCCTGCCCGTCGAGCTGCCGGGCCGGGGCATGCGCATGGGCGAGCGCTTCGTCGAAACCTGCGATGCCCAGGTCGCGCGGATCTGCGCCGAGAAGGCGAACGCGATGCGCGGCAGCTTCGCGATCTTCGGGCACAGCATGGGCGCCTTGCTGGCCTACGGCGTCGTGCAGCGTCTGCGCGCGCTCGGCCGCCCGTTGCCGCTGGCACTTTTCGCTTCGGGCAGTTCCGCGCCGTCGCAGCGCGACCCGAACCGCCTCCCCGACACGCATGACGACGCCGCGCTGATCGCCGACCTGCGCAAGCAGGGCGGCACCCCCGAAGAAGTCTTTGCCAGCGCCGAGCTGATGCGCATCACCCTCGACACGCTGGGCGCGGACTACCGCGTGTGCCAGAGCTTCGAGTACACGGCCGATGCGCCTCTGCCCATGCCCCTGCATGTCTTCGCGGGCCGGCAGGACGACATCGACGCGGGGCGCATCGAGGCCTGGTCGACGCATGCCAGCGGCGCGTTCACGCTCGACTGGTTCGATGGCGGCCACTTCTTCATCCGTCAGCACGAGGCGGCTTTCCTGGCTGCACTGACGCGCCGTCTGGGGCAGGCCATGGCCGGCAGGCATCAAGGCTCATTGCATGGGCATCGACTTGACGCGGCATGA
- a CDS encoding MbtH family protein, giving the protein MSTSCFDREDETFIVLVNQEDQYSIWPHWKAVPSGWKAVDGVKGDKKTALDFVEKNWTDMRPKSLRDWMAAEAAAS; this is encoded by the coding sequence ATGTCTACCAGCTGCTTCGATCGCGAAGACGAAACCTTCATCGTCCTGGTCAACCAGGAAGACCAATACTCCATCTGGCCGCACTGGAAGGCCGTGCCCAGCGGCTGGAAGGCTGTCGACGGCGTAAAGGGCGACAAGAAGACCGCGCTCGATTTCGTCGAAAAGAACTGGACCGACATGCGCCCCAAGTCGCTGCGCGACTGGATGGCCGCGGAAGCTGCCGCAAGCTGA
- a CDS encoding DUF4880 domain-containing protein, whose product MAQEQDDDLIWRTAWDWVRREHDRENFGEGSRVEMVAWLLADPAHRKAYDKAARLWLLTGLVPPTIDVDAWKKNQNRASPEDAAPSDDDA is encoded by the coding sequence ATGGCACAAGAGCAAGACGACGACCTCATCTGGCGCACCGCATGGGACTGGGTGCGGCGCGAGCACGACCGCGAGAATTTCGGCGAAGGCTCGCGTGTCGAAATGGTGGCATGGCTTCTTGCCGACCCTGCCCACCGCAAGGCCTACGACAAGGCCGCCCGCCTCTGGCTGCTCACGGGTCTGGTGCCACCCACCATCGACGTCGATGCGTGGAAGAAAAACCAGAACCGGGCATCCCCCGAAGACGCAGCACCCAGCGACGACGACGCCTGA